One segment of Streptomyces sp. YIM 121038 DNA contains the following:
- a CDS encoding TIGR03767 family metallophosphoesterase produces MSRIRSVATAVTTAAVNRRAFLAATGAVSLSAGVGYAVGPGGHGKAAAAQRGPVAVSRPAPAAPLAPYRAGTTLHSAAAPRGTSGFRRLGEGPAWPRVVRADLAPAHRGREARRTALAAFVQFTDLHLVDVQHPLRYEYLRAQTASAWRPQEALSVAGAVSLVERVNALRGAPATGAPLHFVMTTGDNTDNNSRTELDWFLKVMSGGRVTPNSGDPRHYEGVQNSGLKLYWHPDAALRDADKRVGFPQLDGFLDAAIRQVNSPGLNLPWYSTVGNHDALPGGCYAPGDSYFADLAVGGRKLMSLDAARGAALWKAVKKGQDPKGAHFKEVLRAEKRRMRSVTPDAARAPFTPAEYLRAHLDPAHAGRGPVGHGYTQENLAHRTQYYAFRITDDVLGISLDTTDPGGHYEGSLGTAQLRWLERTLKAVERSGDASYVIVFSHHTSRTMRNLVTDPHHPREARHGGDEVLALLRRHRSVLAWVNGHSHKNAITPHGSLWEVSTASHVDFPQLARVIELVDNHDGTLSLFTTLIESAAPHRTDFADLSQTGLAALYRELAFNAPGAKPALGGAPGDRNTELVLRKR; encoded by the coding sequence ATGTCGCGCATACGCTCTGTCGCCACCGCCGTCACGACCGCCGCCGTCAACCGCCGGGCGTTCCTCGCCGCGACGGGCGCGGTGTCCCTGTCCGCGGGCGTCGGGTACGCCGTGGGGCCGGGAGGCCACGGGAAGGCGGCCGCCGCCCAGCGCGGCCCGGTCGCGGTGTCCCGCCCCGCACCCGCCGCCCCGCTCGCCCCCTACCGCGCGGGCACCACCCTCCACTCGGCGGCCGCGCCCCGGGGGACCTCCGGCTTCCGGCGCCTGGGCGAAGGACCGGCCTGGCCGCGCGTGGTCCGCGCCGACCTCGCCCCGGCCCACCGGGGCCGGGAGGCGCGCCGCACCGCGCTGGCCGCGTTCGTGCAGTTCACGGACCTGCACCTGGTCGACGTACAGCATCCGCTGCGGTACGAGTACCTGCGCGCCCAGACGGCGAGCGCCTGGCGGCCGCAGGAGGCCCTGTCCGTGGCGGGCGCGGTCTCGCTCGTCGAGCGGGTCAACGCGCTGCGCGGCGCGCCCGCCACCGGCGCGCCCCTGCACTTCGTGATGACGACCGGCGACAACACGGACAACAACTCCCGCACCGAACTCGACTGGTTCCTCAAGGTGATGAGCGGCGGCCGCGTCACCCCCAACTCCGGCGACCCGCGCCACTACGAAGGCGTGCAGAACAGCGGTCTGAAGCTGTACTGGCACCCCGACGCCGCGCTGCGCGACGCCGACAAGCGCGTCGGCTTCCCGCAGCTGGACGGCTTCCTCGACGCCGCGATCCGGCAGGTCAACAGCCCGGGCCTGAACCTTCCCTGGTACTCCACCGTCGGCAACCACGACGCCCTGCCCGGTGGGTGCTACGCCCCCGGCGACTCGTACTTCGCCGACCTCGCCGTCGGCGGCCGGAAGCTGATGTCCCTGGACGCGGCGCGCGGCGCCGCCCTGTGGAAGGCCGTCAAGAAGGGGCAGGACCCCAAGGGCGCCCACTTCAAGGAGGTGCTGCGGGCCGAGAAGCGGCGCATGCGGTCCGTGACCCCGGACGCGGCGCGCGCCCCCTTCACCCCCGCCGAGTACCTCCGCGCCCACCTCGACCCGGCGCACGCGGGCCGCGGACCCGTCGGCCACGGCTACACCCAGGAGAACCTGGCGCACCGCACGCAGTACTACGCCTTCCGCATCACCGACGACGTCCTCGGCATCAGCCTGGACACCACCGACCCGGGCGGCCACTACGAGGGCTCGCTCGGCACCGCCCAACTGCGCTGGCTGGAGCGGACCCTGAAGGCCGTCGAGCGTAGCGGCGACGCCTCGTACGTCATCGTCTTCAGCCACCACACCAGCCGCACCATGCGCAATCTGGTCACCGATCCGCACCACCCGCGCGAGGCCCGGCACGGCGGCGACGAGGTGCTCGCGCTGCTGCGCCGCCACCGCTCCGTCCTGGCCTGGGTGAACGGCCACAGCCACAAGAACGCCATCACCCCGCACGGCTCGCTCTGGGAGGTCTCCACCGCCTCGCACGTGGACTTCCCGCAGCTCGCGCGCGTGATCGAGCTGGTCGACAACCACGACGGCACGCTGTCCCTGTTCACCACCCTGATCGAGTCGGCGGCCCCGCACCGCACGGACTTCGCCGACCTCTCCCAGACCGGACTCGCCGCGCTCTACCGCGAGCTGGCCTTCAACGCCCCGGGCGCCAAGCCCGCCCTCGGCGGCGCACCGGGCGACCGCAACACGGAACTCGTCCTCCGCAAGCGCTGA
- a CDS encoding CGNR zinc finger domain-containing protein, whose product MPAAHDPRPLTGEPLSLDLLNTRWMHDGAREDLLAAPGGLAVWLAANGLDARFAADARTLRNVLAARDALAGLVDLPGKPGGDATAVARLDAVLAHGRIRARLTPEGPAEEPEFADPAWGPAWLAARDYLDLLSAAPDRIRGCAHEACVLHFFDTSRNGTRRWCSMAVCGNRAKASRHYARTRP is encoded by the coding sequence ATGCCCGCCGCCCACGACCCCCGCCCGCTCACCGGCGAGCCCCTCTCCCTGGACCTGCTCAACACCCGCTGGATGCACGACGGCGCCCGCGAGGACCTGCTCGCCGCCCCCGGGGGACTCGCCGTCTGGCTCGCCGCGAACGGCCTCGACGCGCGTTTCGCCGCCGACGCGCGGACGCTGCGGAACGTCCTCGCCGCCCGCGACGCCCTCGCCGGACTCGTCGACCTGCCGGGCAAGCCGGGCGGCGACGCGACGGCGGTCGCCCGCCTCGACGCGGTGCTCGCCCACGGCCGGATCCGCGCCCGGCTCACCCCCGAAGGCCCCGCCGAGGAACCGGAGTTCGCCGACCCGGCCTGGGGGCCCGCCTGGCTCGCCGCGCGCGACTACCTCGACCTGCTGTCCGCCGCGCCCGACCGGATCCGCGGCTGCGCCCACGAGGCGTGCGTCCTGCACTTCTTCGACACCTCGCGCAACGGCACGCGGCGCTGGTGCAGCATGGCCGTCTGCGGCAACCGCGCGAAGGCCTCACGCCACTACGCCCGCACCCGCCCCTGA
- a CDS encoding VOC family protein, whose translation MTTISAPPTGHIGLNVTDLDRSLAFYRDVMGFEVTGEGADDGRRYAFLGREGTLALTLWQQASGAYDSGRAGLHHLSFEVESVDVVRDYERDLRARGVEFAYDGVVPHGEGAASGGIFFHDPDGTRLEIYTRSGADTGAAPSGSAPTCGFF comes from the coding sequence ATGACCACGATCAGCGCACCGCCCACCGGCCACATCGGCCTGAACGTCACCGACCTGGACCGCTCGCTCGCCTTCTACCGGGACGTCATGGGCTTCGAGGTGACCGGCGAGGGCGCCGACGACGGCCGCCGCTACGCCTTCCTCGGCCGCGAGGGCACCCTCGCGCTCACGCTGTGGCAGCAGGCGAGCGGCGCGTACGACTCCGGGCGCGCGGGCCTGCACCACCTGTCGTTCGAGGTGGAGTCCGTCGACGTCGTCCGCGACTACGAGCGCGATCTGCGGGCCCGCGGCGTGGAGTTCGCGTACGACGGCGTCGTGCCGCACGGCGAGGGCGCGGCGTCCGGCGGGATCTTCTTCCACGACCCGGACGGCACCCGCCTGGAGATCTACACCCGGTCCGGCGCCGACACCGGCGCGGCCCCCTCGGGCTCGGCGCCGACCTGCGGCTTCTTCTAG